Sequence from the Cucumis sativus cultivar 9930 chromosome 1, Cucumber_9930_V3, whole genome shotgun sequence genome:
TTGATCCACGATTGTTTTTGTGCTTGTTAGATCATTTTGTGTCACATGTGTTTAAATATTTCTGCGAAAGAGCCAACACTCCAATTATTCAATtctaaattaaagaaaaaattcctCTACCTAGAattattttcctaatttaaCGTGCTACATaactatttcaattaataaaaagattacTCTAACTTAAATTTGAGACTtacaaaaaatagttaaatttagaaaccaaatacacattttcttaaaaaggaaattgagacttaaaaagatatatttagaaaattttggacGTACAAacattatctttttataatttttgacTTCAATGTACTTAATATAGGAGCAAGTTATCTACATTTATAAGCAACTTCTTTGCAGTAGAATAAGTTTAACATGTTTGAAATCTTCAACATAATGTTGAGATCtcaatttatttagaaatttggATAAAAATATAAGCTGCAAAAGTGTGGATAAAAACATTCACCCTTcctaatttacattttttttaaaaaaaattatataatagaaATGTCGATTCACTATTTCATATTAACGTCGAACATCTATAAtaactacaacaattttcacTTAGGTGCGATGTCATATTTATGTGTGTGATAGGCAAATGACTCTGGGATAAATCATTGGAAAAAGTGTGCACTATATATACGCTCAATTGTCATAAAACTCATACTATCAATTTTGAGGCTAGAAGTTCGGCTCTCCCACctatattttgtcaaaaagaaaaaaaaaagctaaataaTCTCGTATAATTTAGAATTGAGGCCACATTTATTCAATGAAGGAGAAAGATAATccattatattaatattagtatgaacaaatatatatagaccTCATTTGATTACATTTGTTGTTACTTGTGTTCTCCATAATCGTAATGGAACGTGGGTCTACTACCaaactttaataaaaagaagttagAGATGATCAATTAATCCAATAATTGGGTTTGACAAATATGTGGGATATTCCACTAATTTTTAAGACATTTTCCCAATTTTTGCATGTACATCGATATTATTACTTGTTAACTACATCAGGAGAATTCTAAAGTTTCACTGTCAAAACAAATAGTATTAACGATTAACCCTAAACCATGATAATAATTGTAATGATAAAAAGATGGCAATGATCTAGAGAATGCCAACTACACACTATCtcaatgataaattaaattacgtGGGTAACATGCCTAAATAAACTTGATTAAAAGCATCCAATTATGTTTTTGACCAACCACgttattctaataattttttttttggcttccATATACATATTGGACGTGTTTTTATATGCAAAGTTGCGTGAgattgtttttctcttccaaatttttgCAACAATAATTTGGTAGAAAAAGTCATAATACACAACAACATAACATAGTGGAAATCGATTGAAGAGGCAAAAATAATGGAAAGCAAACAAATTACGTAATTAATGTAATTGCTAATAATAGCTAATTAACAACAAATCCCTTGTTGAGATGAAATACTACCATATAAAATATTCtacaaaaaaatccaatatAATATTCGTAAATTGgatctatatataaatggtctcttttttgtttgatataatcttttagaatatatatttctatcattaaccaattaataatttggttaAGAGAGATGGATCAAGCTAAGATCTAATTTCTAATATATGGGTGTGGATGAATGTTAAATTAGATATATTGCCAATCTAAGCACTCAACAAATGGGATTAGGACATTTGTAATTGACCAAGGAGATTTAGAGTTTggaattttcatttccatataattgaactttaaaaGCAGAAAACAACATTAAGTGAGTTAATTgcattagttaattaatatacaaaaaagtCTTGATGTGCCTACTCAATATGAAGATAACCTCCAtcattaattagttaaaagatatatgaatttaaactttcaaaattatctcCCCTATTTCACTTGTTAATCgttaaatttgtgtttatttagttCATAATGTcttttaaatgtaacaaaCAAATTCTTAAACTCTTAAATGTAAACTTTGACTAAAACATTGTTGTATCAATTAAAGCCTATAATTAGCTTTGGCACTGACCAAGCGTTTAAAAAATAGGATACATTTTGGCATTGTCGGTTCCCCTGCATCATCAGAATGCCTTTCAAAGCTGATTTAATAGtttatatgaattttgttatttcatccATAGTTATTCATATAACAGACCAGATGCATTTTTAGTCCCTAACCTATagattttggttcaattttgaATCCATTTTTTACACCTTAACAAAAAGACACTTGAATTTgcattttgtttcattttattttaaaagttttagaaatagatttataacaaaaataatataaaaaaacaaatttaataagaaagaagTGTGTCACgtcaaactttatattatggGTTAGTGATATATTTAATAGATGGACCAAAAGTGCCACTAAACTCAATGCTTAGAGGCTAAAATGTTACACAAGAAAATAGATGGACCCAAATAGAACGAAACCTAAcatcttgaaatttaaatttaaagtacatatatttctctttaataatattgaaaataggaaaagatattaaaatttatagaatttattataaattggCAAAAGttctgaaaatatttacaaatataacaaaattatatagtCTATGAGTGATAGATACTGAAACATAATATATCAGTATCTATTAATATCTACGAGTAATAGTATCATAGTCTATTTAGTGTCAATCAACAActataaatgatattttgttatatttgtaaatattttggtttattttgttatatttgaaaacaaacctaaaaaaattgtaacgTGGAATCAACTTTTTATCGAGAATTAATCAAAGAACGTTTAAGGGACTCGTAGTGgtacaaaaaacaaataattttctattgcAAATTCTATTTGTtcataacaaaagaaaaaaaaaaacaaaaaaaatcataataatgtAGAAATTTTAGGGTAATGAATTAAGTAAACTATTAGTTGTTAGAGACTAAAATGGAAGCAATAAATTAGTAGGAAATAAAAGGGGTaagttgttaaaaattaaaataggttgttaattaatttcataagaGTTAAAGGAGCAATgaatcaaataattgaaagggaaaaatgtatataagaAAGGGAAATTGGGAATAACATTGAAGTTAGAATTAATACCACATTTCCAAATACTCCTAATTCCCATGTGCTCGGCTGCCCACAACTCACTACaaaccaaattatatataaaaaaaaccacttcTTTGGTTCTCTCGCTCCAAATTTCACACCCttcttattaataataataaaccaaCCCAACCGGCTCTTAGGTCAAATATCTCCCATTTCTCCAAAACTGCACTAcaagtattttattatttaatatcgcttaatgaatttcatttttactcaacaaaattatataggTAATTCtaactatttacaaattgaACTCTATAAATGAATTAGTTGAGAAAGTAAGCTTGAGTGTAGGAGTGCATATACCATCTTTATTCTTGATTTGAGGTAAGGAATTTGTGGGTCTCGTTAACTTATAATTCGACTTCTTGTCtcaaatgtatataaatttatttagagaGTGTTTGAACCTTTAGTTTTAAGTGGAAGAGAATGAGTTATAATTGTCCATTTCATATTTGAAACACCCATTGTAATAccaattattataacttataataAACTATGTATTACTGTTTCAAACATGTTTTGATGTATACGTTAGTTTTTACAATTTCATATCTAaggtaaaatataaatgattatagcgaaattaaaatagtttaatgtACACCTCAAATAAGAATTATCATACAATTAGCTATAATAACCGAGTCAAGTTGGTAAAAGAGTggtgttttataaaacaaaagaaatggaattGAACCTACACTCATAACCAAAGAACCAACcgatattttttttcccatttctttATCATCCAACTGCTTcgtttttataaacaaaacgTCAAGTCCCTTTCTCccattcatttcaaaattttgattgtgaGTAGTTGGATTCCAACTCTTTTCCCTTCTCTCATTTCCTTATGAAAATTCttctttcataaaaagaaaagaaaagaaaaccctttTTTCCCATTTGAGTGATGCAAAATCCCATCTTCAAATGgcttcttcaagttggttatATATTGGTTTAGGCATAATTTTAGGGTTCCTCTTCTTAGGCATACTCACAGAGCTTTACTACCTTCTATGTCGGAAGAACAAGAGAATCAATGACACTTCAGAGGTTGAAGAAGACAACCACCACCACTTCTCTAAGCAACCTTCCCTTCGTTTAATCCCCTCTGAAACTCAAAACCCACCTCAGAATCGTTGTGGATTCGATGTCGAACACGGCTCCGGCGAGGTTTCCTTGCTGAAAACAACGgggagagaggaagaagatgaaggtgaagaAACAGAGGATGATTTAGAATTACAGGGGATTTATAATCTTGCTGGACAACCAAGGTTTTTATTCACAATTAATGAAGAAACAAAGGAAGATTTGGAATCGGAAGATGGGAAATCGAGAAAAGGGTCGAGAAATAGAAGTTTAAGTGATATAATCACAGCAATTGAAACTCCTTTTTTTACTCCTATGGCTTCTCCGCCATTGAAGGCTTCTTCACctttgagtttgaatttagAGACTTACAATTACAAAGTCCATGGATTTAATCCTTTGTTTGAATCATCGGAAGAAGTGGAGCAGAATTTGAAGAGGTTGAGGTCTTCACCTCCTCCaaagttcaaatttcttaGAGATGCAGAGGAGAAATTGTACAGAAGATTAATGGAAGAAGCTCATCAGAGAAAAACAGAGATTCCcaaaaatgaacaaagaaaggtaattaataataatcaaaagtttatttattcttcaagCTCTTCTCAGGTTCTTCCTCTCATTTCTTCACCTCCGTAGggattttcttaatttaaatccTGTTTTAATCTTAGAAATATAGGCAAAAAgaaagttctttcttttttcttttttttttttggaaatatatAGTTCTAAGTTTTGGATGATATCatcttgttcttgtttctTCGTGATTTGCTACCATTGCTAatgtgttttatttatttctttaattggTAAattgattgtaaatataaagttttttaagttttggatGATGAATCTTCTTCTCTGTTTCTTCAAGCATTGCTATTGCTAccattaatctttttttttttctttttaaaatttaatttgtttataatctTATTGAAGTCAATATGTTTGTTAATTACATAGACTAAGCTTTTATTAAGGTATGGAATTGACTTGTCCTTCACCTAATAAagtttgtgtgttttttgAAAGGAAAGTTTTGGTTAAatcaaaaatttaattaagatggATTTGAATCCATCACTTTCTAGTGTTAATTTGGAAAAACCTTTAGGAACATTTTTAGTTGGATATTTATTTGgtcattaaactttttaattatttcaaattt
This genomic interval carries:
- the LOC101218094 gene encoding uncharacterized protein LOC101218094 → MASSSWLYIGLGIILGFLFLGILTELYYLLCRKNKRINDTSEVEEDNHHHFSKQPSLRLIPSETQNPPQNRCGFDVEHGSGEVSLLKTTGREEEDEGEETEDDLELQGIYNLAGQPRFLFTINEETKEDLESEDGKSRKGSRNRSLSDIITAIETPFFTPMASPPLKASSPLSLNLETYNYKVHGFNPLFESSEEVEQNLKRLRSSPPPKFKFLRDAEEKLYRRLMEEAHQRKTEIPKNEQRKVINNNQKFIYSSSSSQVLPLISSPP